The Polyodon spathula isolate WHYD16114869_AA chromosome 23, ASM1765450v1, whole genome shotgun sequence genome has a window encoding:
- the LOC121298055 gene encoding elongation factor 1-alpha 2-like: MGKEKTHINIVVIGHVDSGKSTTTGHLIYKCGGIDKRAIEKFEKEAAEMGKGSFKYAWVLDKLKAERERGITIDISLWKFETCKYYITIIDAPGHRDFIKNMITGTSQADCAVLIVAAGVGEFEAGISKNGQTREHALLAYTLGVKQLIVGVNKMDSTEPPYSEKRYDEIVKEVSAYIKKIGYNPATVPFVPISGWHGDNMLEPSPNMPWFKGWKLERKDHRDSGVTLLEALDTIQPPSRPTNKPLRLPLQDVYKIGGIGTVPVGRVETGVLRPGMVVTFAPVNITTEVKSVEMHHEALNEAFPGDNVGFNVKNVSVKDIRRGNVCGDSKSDSPQEAAQFTAQVSTTCWTNSISAGYSPVIDCHTAHIACKFAELKEKIDRRSGKKLEDNPKFLKSGDAAIVEMVPGKPMCVESFSQYPPLGRFAVRDMRQTVAVGVIKSVEKKIGGAGKVTKSAQKAQKVGK; encoded by the exons ATGGGTAAAGAGAAGACCCACATTAACATCGTGGTCATCGGCCATGTGGACTCCGGAAAGTCCACCACCACTGGCCACCTCATCTACAAGTGCGGAGGAATTGACAAGAGAGCCATTGAGAAGTTTGAGAAGGAGGCTGCTGAG ATGGGCAAGGGCTCCTTCAAGTATGCCTGGGTTCTGGACAAGCTAAAGGCTGAGCGTGAGCGTGGCATCACCATCGATATCTCCCTCTGGAAGTTTGAGACCTGCAAATACTACATCACTATCATTGACGCTCCGGGGCACCGAGACTTCATCAAGAACATGATCACAGGGACCTCACAG gcTGACTGCGCGGTGCTGATCGTGGCTGCCGGAGTCGGTGAGTTTGAAGCCGGGATCTCCAAGAACGGCCAGACTCGAGAACACGCGCTGCTGGCTTACACCTTGGGAGTCAAGCAGCTCATCGTAGGGGTCAACAAGATGGACTCCACCGAGCCGCCCTACAGTGAGAAACGCTACGATGAAATTGTCAAGGAGGTCAGCGCCTACATCAAGAAGATCGGCTACAACCCGGCCACTGTCCCCTTCGTCCCCATCTCAGGCTGGCATGGGGACAACATGCTGGAGCCCTCCCCCAAT ATGCCCTGGTTCAAAGGCTGGAAGCTGGAGAGGAAAGATCACAGAGACAGCGGGGTGACTCTCCTGGAGGCCCTCGATACTATCCAGCCCCCCTCCCGGCCCACCAACAAGCCCCTGCGCCTGCCCCTTCAGGACGTCTACAAGATTGGAG GCATCGGCACAGTCCCAGTGGGCAGAGTGGAGACAGGAGTCTTGCGGCCGGGCATGGTGGTGACCTTTGCCCCTGTTAACATCACCACGGAGGTGAAGTCAGTGGAGATGCACCACGAGGCCCTGAACGAGGCGTTCCCCGGGGACAACGTGGGCTTCAACGTGAAGAACGTGTCTGTCAAGGATATCCGCAGAGGAAACGTGTGTGGAGACAGCAAATCCGACTCGCCCCAGGAGGCAGCCCAGTTTACAGCACAGGTcagcaccacctgctggacaAACTCT ATCAGTGCAGGCTACTCTCCGGTCATCGACTGCCACACCGCTCACATCGCCTGCAAGTTCGCTGAGCTGAAGGAGAAGATTGACCGCCGCTCAGGAAAGAAGCTGGAGGACAATCCCAAGTTCCTGAAGTCCGGCGACGCGGCCATCGTGGAAATGGTGCCCGGCAAGCCCATGTGTGTGGAGAGCTTCTCCCAGTACCCACCCTTAG GGCGCTTCGCAGTGAGGGACATGAGGCAGACAGTGGCGGTGGGGGTCATTAAGAGTGTGGAGAAGAAGATTGGCGGCGCTGGCAAGGTCACCAAGTCCGCTCAGAAGGCCCAGAAAGTCGGCAAATGA